A single region of the Saprospiraceae bacterium genome encodes:
- a CDS encoding PLP-dependent aminotransferase family protein, giving the protein MNAFLYEEIANTLERSIRDGVLKSGDKLPSVRASSAQRGVSPSTIFQAYYQLEAKGLIEAKPKSGYYVKFDMISQDSVSLSWLGKQDPNIKQLDTAQIIEELEALRDNKAILRLSSAYPASALLPVARLQKAIVEATRQHKDALLHYALPQGNLALRTLIGNHLLQWGNYHHPEEMLITTGCMEALNLCLRAVTQAGDIIAVDQLTYFGIAQMIENLGLKVVAIPIHDRHGMDLDFLKKALQQFPIKACLSVTNFNNPTGASLSTKDKKALVKMLCKEQIPLIEDDIYGELYFGTKRPDTCKQYDDEGWVMYCSSFSKTLAPGLRVGYCLPGRFLSAVVRQKRVHSICSATLSQFAMLHFLQKGRYAHHLRKLRLALHKQSLQYAKCIKKYFPASVRFFMPEGGMVLWLAFPENFRGYNLFSEAKQQEIGISPGEIFAVDGQFKHYIRLSFSHPFDEFIEMGLRQLGLLAEKLLAESND; this is encoded by the coding sequence ATGAATGCCTTTTTGTATGAAGAAATAGCCAACACCCTAGAACGGAGTATCAGGGATGGGGTATTAAAAAGTGGAGATAAATTGCCATCTGTCAGAGCTTCCAGTGCGCAGCGGGGAGTGAGTCCTTCCACTATTTTCCAGGCCTATTACCAATTAGAAGCAAAAGGACTCATTGAGGCTAAGCCCAAATCAGGTTATTATGTGAAATTCGATATGATTAGCCAGGACAGCGTTAGCCTGTCTTGGCTTGGGAAGCAAGATCCCAATATTAAACAGTTAGATACAGCCCAGATTATTGAGGAACTGGAAGCATTGAGAGATAATAAAGCAATTTTGCGATTGTCAAGCGCTTATCCAGCCAGTGCATTACTTCCCGTTGCCCGTCTGCAAAAAGCCATCGTGGAGGCTACCCGCCAGCATAAAGATGCGCTACTACACTATGCCCTTCCCCAGGGCAATTTGGCTTTACGCACCTTGATTGGGAATCATTTATTGCAATGGGGCAATTACCATCATCCCGAAGAAATGCTGATAACAACCGGTTGTATGGAGGCGCTCAACCTATGTTTGAGGGCGGTAACCCAAGCTGGTGATATCATTGCGGTTGATCAGTTGACCTACTTTGGGATTGCTCAAATGATTGAAAATTTAGGTCTGAAGGTGGTCGCCATTCCCATACATGATCGGCATGGAATGGATCTCGACTTTTTAAAAAAAGCACTCCAGCAATTTCCAATTAAAGCGTGTTTATCGGTTACCAATTTTAATAACCCTACAGGTGCTTCCTTGTCGACAAAAGACAAAAAAGCATTGGTGAAAATGTTGTGTAAGGAACAAATCCCATTGATTGAGGATGATATTTATGGAGAGCTTTACTTTGGGACAAAGCGTCCGGATACCTGCAAACAATATGATGATGAAGGTTGGGTGATGTATTGTTCTTCTTTTTCGAAAACGTTGGCACCAGGGCTGAGGGTGGGGTATTGTTTACCAGGGCGCTTTCTATCAGCTGTGGTCCGCCAAAAAAGGGTGCATTCTATTTGCTCAGCTACCCTTTCTCAATTTGCTATGCTACATTTTTTACAAAAAGGGCGTTATGCTCACCATTTGCGCAAACTCCGCCTGGCCCTTCATAAGCAGTCGCTTCAGTATGCCAAATGTATAAAAAAATACTTCCCAGCATCGGTCCGCTTTTTTATGCCAGAGGGGGGGATGGTCTTGTGGTTAGCATTTCCAGAGAACTTTAGAGGATATAACCTTTTCAGCGAAGCCAAGCAGCAGGAAATCGGCATTTCACCAGGGGAGATTTTTGCGGTAGATGGACAATTTAAGCACTACATTCGTTTAAGTTTTAGCCATCCTTTTGATGAGTTTATTGAAATGGGTTTGCGACAACTAGGGCTTTTAGCTGAAAAGCTATTAGCTGAAAGCAATGACTGA
- a CDS encoding serine hydrolase domain-containing protein yields the protein MKKHFSISFLMLLLATPILGQADFLSFKAALQDTLNRIIEEQAIPGATAAIVLPDGQLISLAAGYSDKEEQLAMPLGAQMLLGSVGKIFVSAVVLQLVDEGKIKLSDQVRSYFKGVDWYDRLPNAADLSIASLLNHTSGLPRYVFDPAFLAAVKADPMRSWSPADCLAMILDKKASHPVGKGWGYSDTNYILLGLIIEKVTGESYYQQLEKRIISVFHLRNTYPSTQRDLPGLTQAYIGENNFFNLPKKVVSNGLYAMNPQFEWTGGGLVTNVEDLAYFLKWLHTGKLMSSVLYKQFVQAVDFQTGLAAETGYGLGTFVWKASNDLFYGHAGVMPGYFTQAEYAKKGGFAIAFQMNTDQGTVRVNHENVQRLAKLVQEFLAR from the coding sequence ATGAAAAAGCATTTTTCTATTAGCTTTCTTATGCTTCTGTTGGCCACTCCCATTTTAGGCCAGGCCGATTTTTTATCCTTCAAGGCAGCTCTTCAAGATACCCTGAATCGTATTATTGAGGAACAAGCCATTCCTGGTGCTACGGCAGCGATTGTTTTGCCCGATGGCCAATTGATCAGTTTGGCAGCAGGTTATTCAGATAAAGAAGAGCAATTGGCGATGCCATTGGGTGCTCAGATGTTATTAGGTAGTGTTGGCAAGATTTTCGTTTCAGCAGTCGTCCTACAATTGGTTGATGAGGGAAAAATAAAGTTATCAGACCAAGTACGTTCCTATTTTAAGGGTGTAGATTGGTATGATCGACTGCCCAATGCTGCTGACTTGAGCATTGCCTCTCTTTTGAATCATACCAGCGGGCTTCCTCGCTATGTTTTTGATCCCGCTTTTTTAGCAGCAGTTAAGGCGGACCCCATGCGATCTTGGTCGCCAGCAGACTGCCTTGCCATGATTTTGGACAAGAAGGCAAGCCATCCAGTCGGAAAAGGGTGGGGCTATTCTGACACCAATTATATTCTTTTGGGGCTTATCATCGAAAAAGTAACTGGAGAAAGTTATTACCAGCAACTGGAAAAGCGAATCATTTCGGTGTTTCATTTACGGAATACGTATCCTTCTACCCAAAGGGATTTACCGGGTCTAACCCAAGCCTATATTGGAGAAAATAATTTTTTCAATCTACCCAAGAAGGTCGTTTCAAACGGTCTTTATGCCATGAATCCCCAATTTGAATGGACGGGGGGTGGATTGGTTACCAATGTAGAGGATTTAGCCTATTTTCTGAAGTGGCTGCATACGGGAAAACTGATGTCTTCGGTGCTGTATAAGCAATTTGTGCAAGCAGTTGATTTTCAAACGGGCTTAGCAGCCGAGACCGGTTATGGCTTGGGGACCTTTGTTTGGAAGGCCTCCAATGATTTGTTTTATGGCCATGCAGGGGTGATGCCAGGTTATTTCACCCAAGCTGAATATGCCAAGAAAGGTGGCTTTGCGATAGCTTTTCAAATGAATACGGACCAGGGTACGGTGAGGGTAAACCATGAGAATGTGCAACGACTGGCCAAACTGGTGCAGGAATTTTTGGCGCGATAG
- a CDS encoding DUF58 domain-containing protein, with protein sequence MIRAIKSIYLTDRFFWLFGGLAALFAVGFPIPFLFPVAQVAFILVMALVILDGVALFNDQMKVEAHRHLPKVFSMGDPNPVSIWLYNQSNQKIWLTIIDELPIRFQIRDFEQRLCLEPGEETQLRYELTPKERGEYLFGAINIFMATRIGLLERRFQEGQEMMIPVYPSILQMKQFELGIIDKMSHKKGLKKMRRIGHSYEFEQIKNYVRGDDYRSINWKASSRRGGLMVNQYQDERAQQVYCLIDKSRSMRMPFEGLSLMDYAINTSLVVSNIALQKYDRAGLITFSDKMGTTLKADSKPSQLNKILYALYKEQERPKEANFELLYYAARKLITGRSLLLLFTNFESAYALERVLPILRRINTFHLLVVVFFENTEIKAYAEQQVDTLEAIYHQTVAQKFLAEKTQMVQQLRQYGIQAILTRPEELSINAINKYLELKARGLI encoded by the coding sequence TTGATTCGCGCAATAAAATCTATTTATTTAACTGATCGGTTTTTCTGGCTTTTTGGCGGATTAGCGGCTCTATTTGCTGTAGGTTTTCCTATTCCGTTTTTGTTTCCAGTGGCGCAAGTGGCATTCATTTTAGTCATGGCCTTGGTGATATTGGATGGGGTGGCTCTTTTTAATGACCAAATGAAGGTTGAAGCACATCGGCATTTACCCAAGGTATTCTCCATGGGAGATCCCAATCCCGTTTCCATTTGGCTTTATAACCAAAGTAACCAAAAAATTTGGTTGACGATTATAGACGAATTACCGATCCGTTTTCAGATTCGAGACTTTGAGCAGCGGCTTTGCCTTGAGCCAGGTGAAGAAACCCAGTTGCGGTATGAATTGACACCTAAGGAGCGGGGAGAATATCTATTTGGGGCCATCAATATTTTTATGGCTACGCGTATAGGTTTGCTGGAACGCCGCTTTCAAGAAGGACAAGAAATGATGATCCCGGTTTATCCTTCTATTCTTCAAATGAAGCAATTCGAACTGGGGATTATTGACAAAATGAGCCATAAAAAGGGTCTCAAAAAAATGCGGCGGATTGGGCATAGCTATGAATTTGAGCAAATAAAAAACTATGTACGCGGGGATGATTATAGGAGTATCAACTGGAAGGCCAGTAGCCGTAGAGGTGGTCTGATGGTTAATCAATACCAAGATGAACGAGCACAACAAGTGTATTGCCTGATAGACAAGAGCCGCTCGATGCGAATGCCTTTTGAAGGGCTCAGTTTAATGGATTATGCTATAAATACGAGTTTGGTGGTATCCAATATTGCTTTACAGAAGTACGACCGAGCAGGTTTAATTACCTTTTCGGATAAGATGGGTACGACACTCAAAGCAGATAGTAAACCTTCGCAACTTAACAAAATCCTGTATGCCTTGTATAAGGAGCAGGAACGCCCGAAAGAAGCGAATTTTGAGTTATTATACTATGCTGCTCGTAAATTGATAACGGGGCGGAGTCTGTTGTTGCTTTTCACCAATTTTGAAAGTGCCTATGCCTTGGAAAGGGTGCTGCCTATTTTACGTCGCATCAATACGTTTCACTTATTAGTTGTGGTCTTTTTTGAAAATACCGAGATCAAGGCTTATGCAGAGCAGCAGGTTGACACCCTAGAAGCTATTTACCATCAGACTGTCGCCCAAAAATTCCTGGCTGAAAAAACACAAATGGTGCAACAGCTTAGGCAATACGGTATACAAGCTATCCTTACCCGCCCAGAAGAGCTGTCTATTAATGCAATTAATAAATACTTGGAATTGAAAGCGAGGGGTTTAATCTGA
- a CDS encoding sialidase family protein gives MKIKYIGPLFLLGLLGISACQRKTIPIIPFQLQSAFPNVKIDGGGMSLDGGPCEPSIAINYNNTDNIVAGAILNRVYRSDDGGKSWTIDKLQSSYGVFGDPVITPDIKGNFYYSHLSDPSGRGWASPQLLDRIVIQQSRDGGKSWEDGSFTGMRHPKDQDKQWLAVHPIDNTLYISWTEFDKYNSATTTDKSRILFSKSTDEGKTWMEPVAINQFDGDCLDDDQTPEGAVPAVGLDGSVYVAWAFDGKIYLDKSTDGGQTWLEEDVVVSDQPGGWTFDIPGIFRANGLPVTAIDNSQGPHQGTLYVNWSDQRNGAADTDIWLAKSTDGGNTWSPPIRVNNDGPGKQQFFTWMAIDQATGYLYFVFYDRRAYEDDQTDVYLAYSTDGGLSFINQKISESPFLPSKNAFFGDYNNISAHKGRIRPIWTRADGVNLSVWTALVEVKQ, from the coding sequence ATGAAAATCAAGTATATAGGACCACTTTTTCTGCTAGGTCTTTTAGGAATCAGCGCCTGCCAACGCAAAACCATACCTATTATCCCGTTTCAACTACAAAGTGCTTTTCCCAATGTGAAAATCGATGGAGGAGGTATGAGCCTTGATGGTGGCCCTTGCGAACCCAGCATTGCGATCAATTATAATAATACAGATAACATAGTCGCAGGCGCTATTTTGAATAGGGTTTATCGATCTGATGATGGTGGTAAAAGTTGGACAATTGACAAGCTACAATCTTCCTATGGTGTATTTGGCGACCCTGTTATCACACCCGATATCAAAGGCAATTTCTATTATTCTCATTTATCAGATCCCTCTGGCCGCGGTTGGGCTAGCCCGCAGCTATTGGATCGCATTGTCATTCAGCAATCGAGAGATGGCGGTAAAAGCTGGGAGGACGGTAGTTTCACTGGGATGCGGCATCCGAAGGACCAAGACAAACAGTGGTTGGCTGTTCACCCAATAGATAATACCCTTTATATCAGCTGGACGGAATTTGATAAATACAATAGCGCCACTACTACGGACAAATCTCGCATTCTTTTCTCCAAATCTACAGATGAGGGTAAAACATGGATGGAACCGGTGGCGATTAACCAGTTTGATGGCGATTGTTTGGATGATGACCAGACCCCAGAGGGAGCGGTCCCTGCCGTTGGATTAGATGGAAGCGTATATGTAGCGTGGGCATTTGACGGAAAAATTTATTTGGATAAATCAACAGATGGGGGTCAAACCTGGCTCGAAGAAGATGTGGTCGTCAGCGATCAACCTGGTGGTTGGACCTTTGATATTCCAGGTATTTTTCGTGCCAATGGCTTACCTGTGACCGCTATTGATAATAGCCAGGGGCCGCACCAAGGTACTTTATATGTCAATTGGAGTGACCAACGCAATGGCGCAGCAGACACGGATATTTGGCTTGCTAAGTCGACTGATGGGGGCAACACCTGGTCGCCTCCTATCCGGGTTAATAATGATGGACCTGGCAAGCAGCAATTTTTTACTTGGATGGCCATTGATCAAGCTACGGGCTATCTTTATTTTGTATTTTATGACCGAAGAGCTTATGAAGATGACCAGACGGATGTTTATTTAGCCTATAGTACGGATGGAGGCCTTAGTTTTATTAATCAAAAAATCAGTGAATCGCCCTTTCTTCCTAGCAAGAATGCCTTTTTTGGTGATTACAATAATATCAGTGCTCACAAAGGGCGGATTCGGCCGATTTGGACCCGAGCAGATGGGGTGAACCTGAGTGTATGGACGGCACTTGTTGAGGTAAAGCAGTAA
- a CDS encoding regulatory protein RecX gives MQAPKKYISKLDALKKLQRFCAYQDRCHSEVRSKLLDLGIYGDDLEEIMALLIGDNFLNEERFARSYARGKFNIKKWGRNRIRQELKIRKISAYCIKKAMEEIEEMDYLETLEKLLLKKSAQMASPFSFPDKQKLATYAIAKGYEPAIVWEALKQY, from the coding sequence GTGCAAGCACCCAAAAAATATATCAGTAAGCTAGATGCCCTAAAAAAATTACAACGGTTTTGTGCCTATCAAGACCGATGTCATTCAGAGGTCCGCAGCAAACTACTCGATTTGGGCATCTATGGGGATGACCTGGAAGAGATCATGGCCTTATTAATTGGTGATAATTTCCTAAATGAGGAGCGTTTTGCAAGATCTTATGCCAGGGGGAAATTCAATATCAAAAAATGGGGAAGAAATAGGATTCGGCAAGAGTTAAAGATTCGCAAAATTTCGGCCTATTGTATCAAGAAAGCAATGGAAGAAATTGAGGAAATGGATTATTTGGAAACCCTGGAAAAGCTACTCCTGAAAAAATCAGCGCAAATGGCCAGTCCATTTTCTTTCCCGGATAAACAAAAATTAGCTACCTATGCCATTGCTAAAGGATACGAGCCAGCAATCGTTTGGGAGGCCTTAAAGCAATATTGA
- a CDS encoding ankyrin repeat domain-containing protein produces the protein MTNHPPLHYLLDWAYDPVKMDEVLKNGADPNERYWKYEETALHVAVRRRRLDCIDVLLSYGAAIDAKTKGGKTAYAHAIRRGFTEISDHLAALGADTGLNTADELAVVLCKHDLDQAQAILATHPGLVVNMNAEEARILPDLAGRPMPAAVGLLLDAGIDITSRGLDEGTALHMSAWFGQLEVTRLLIARNAPLDIQGDLHNMSPLGWVVHGSVYSGSAESHKMDYAEIARALLEAGASLAHPSEPEKDPHGSWLLEKVSKEVEKVLRAYGAR, from the coding sequence ATGACAAATCACCCACCCCTCCACTATCTGCTTGACTGGGCATACGATCCGGTCAAAATGGATGAAGTACTAAAAAATGGTGCTGACCCCAATGAGCGATACTGGAAGTACGAAGAAACAGCCTTGCACGTAGCGGTGCGCCGTCGGCGTCTGGATTGCATTGATGTACTATTGTCGTATGGAGCCGCAATCGACGCGAAGACCAAGGGAGGGAAGACCGCCTACGCACATGCCATTCGAAGAGGATTTACAGAAATATCGGATCATTTGGCAGCGCTAGGCGCTGATACAGGCTTGAATACGGCAGATGAATTGGCCGTGGTTTTATGTAAGCATGACCTGGATCAAGCCCAAGCTATATTAGCTACCCATCCAGGGTTAGTTGTAAATATGAATGCTGAAGAAGCGCGAATTCTTCCTGATTTGGCGGGGCGGCCGATGCCAGCCGCCGTAGGGCTTTTGCTTGATGCGGGAATTGACATCACTAGCCGTGGTCTGGATGAAGGTACAGCCTTACATATGTCAGCCTGGTTTGGGCAATTGGAAGTAACTCGGCTGCTGATTGCTCGCAATGCCCCCTTGGATATTCAGGGAGATCTGCACAATATGTCCCCTTTGGGTTGGGTGGTTCATGGTTCGGTTTATTCAGGTTCAGCAGAAAGCCATAAAATGGATTATGCGGAGATAGCAAGGGCCCTTTTGGAAGCTGGGGCATCGCTAGCCCATCCATCAGAGCCGGAGAAAGACCCTCATGGAAGTTGGTTGCTTGAAAAAGTAAGCAAGGAGGTTGAAAAAGTCCTTCGCGCCTATGGTGCCAGGTAA
- a CDS encoding GNAT family N-acetyltransferase: MHAKLKIEKDTLGQVFEVPNGDFLVSTDPTRLDFEFIHRYLAGESYWSQGIPLEVVQKAAQGSLCFAIYHGQQQIAYARVISDGATYGYIADVFVVETYRGQGLGQWLMTCIFNHPQLQGFRRWSLATQDAHGLYEKFGFTPLQRPDVYMEKVNFRKYV, encoded by the coding sequence ATGCATGCCAAGCTTAAAATAGAGAAAGATACGCTCGGGCAAGTTTTTGAAGTCCCTAATGGCGATTTTTTAGTCTCAACTGATCCGACTCGACTCGACTTTGAATTTATTCATCGATACCTTGCAGGTGAATCTTATTGGTCACAAGGCATCCCCCTTGAAGTCGTACAAAAAGCAGCACAGGGTTCCCTTTGTTTTGCGATCTATCATGGCCAGCAGCAAATTGCCTATGCCCGCGTCATAAGTGATGGCGCGACCTATGGCTATATTGCCGATGTATTTGTAGTAGAGACCTATCGAGGTCAAGGCTTAGGTCAATGGCTGATGACCTGCATTTTCAATCACCCTCAGCTACAGGGTTTTCGCCGATGGTCCTTGGCGACCCAGGATGCCCATGGACTTTATGAAAAATTTGGTTTTACACCCTTACAAAGACCCGATGTATATATGGAAAAAGTCAATTTCAGGAAATATGTCTAG
- a CDS encoding M14 family metallopeptidase — protein sequence MRSALFLSSLFLLLQTIHAQSFQTVFEKSQGLETATYDEGIAFYESLASKYYSTANLQTFGLTDSGKPLHLFTISSDGDFDFSNIHAKGKLVLLINNAIHPGEPDGVEASMMLARELLAKQGDYQAFLDKVVVAIIPFYNIGGVLNRNSYTRTNQNGPEAYGFRGNARHYDLNRDFIKADTKNAQSFAEIFHTVDPEVFIDTHTSNGADYQYVLTIIPTQKDKLGGPLATYLDQRMMPFLFDYMAKSPYEMTPYVSSLGRTPEDKGIMDFLESPRYSTGYAALFHTIGFMPETHMLKPFKQRVESTYTFIQGIIALLQKDAGEIIQRRKESKALVAQQETFGLQWSVDTSQYEMINFKGYEASNPISEISGQPRLKYHRDRPFTKSIRHYNTFKSIKDITKPAAYLIPQGWHEVVDRLRANGVKLQRIASDTTLEVVVYYIEDYETSRRPYEGHYIHSQLTLRKEKMPVEFRQGDWLIPANQWTNRYIVEMLEPEGPDSFFSWNYFDPILQQKEYFSAYVFEDKALEWLEEKPELKAELAKRKAADPAFAKNGRAQLNFIYEQTPHYEKEYLRYPVFRLEH from the coding sequence ATGCGATCAGCTTTGTTTTTATCAAGTCTATTTCTATTGTTGCAGACTATACATGCACAATCTTTCCAAACGGTTTTTGAAAAGTCGCAAGGACTCGAAACGGCCACCTATGACGAGGGGATTGCCTTTTATGAATCGCTGGCCAGCAAATACTATTCAACGGCGAATTTGCAAACCTTTGGGTTGACGGATAGTGGAAAGCCATTGCATTTATTTACGATTTCTTCGGATGGTGATTTTGACTTTAGTAATATTCATGCAAAGGGAAAGTTGGTTTTGTTGATTAATAATGCCATTCATCCTGGTGAACCTGATGGTGTGGAAGCCTCCATGATGTTGGCAAGGGAATTATTGGCAAAGCAGGGAGATTATCAGGCCTTTTTGGATAAAGTAGTAGTGGCTATCATTCCATTTTATAATATTGGAGGGGTACTGAATCGCAATAGTTACACCCGAACCAATCAAAATGGGCCGGAGGCTTATGGTTTTAGGGGGAATGCTCGCCATTATGATTTAAATCGGGATTTTATAAAGGCAGATACCAAAAATGCGCAAAGTTTTGCAGAAATATTTCATACTGTTGATCCAGAAGTATTTATAGATACTCATACGAGTAATGGGGCGGATTATCAATATGTCCTTACAATTATTCCTACCCAGAAAGATAAGTTGGGTGGTCCCTTGGCGACTTACCTGGACCAGCGAATGATGCCTTTTTTGTTTGATTATATGGCGAAAAGCCCCTACGAAATGACACCATATGTGAGTAGCCTCGGGCGTACGCCAGAAGACAAGGGGATTATGGATTTTTTGGAGTCGCCGCGCTATTCAACAGGTTATGCTGCACTTTTTCACACCATTGGGTTTATGCCAGAAACACATATGCTTAAGCCATTTAAGCAACGAGTAGAATCGACCTATACGTTTATACAGGGTATAATTGCTCTTTTGCAAAAAGATGCAGGTGAAATTATTCAAAGGCGGAAGGAAAGCAAGGCCTTGGTAGCGCAGCAGGAAACATTTGGTCTTCAATGGAGCGTCGACACCTCCCAGTATGAAATGATAAACTTTAAGGGATATGAGGCGAGTAACCCGATTAGTGAGATTAGCGGTCAGCCTCGATTGAAATATCACCGGGACCGGCCATTTACCAAATCTATCCGTCATTATAATACCTTTAAGTCGATCAAGGACATTACCAAACCTGCGGCTTATCTTATTCCCCAGGGCTGGCATGAGGTCGTAGATCGACTAAGGGCCAATGGTGTGAAACTCCAGCGCATCGCATCAGATACCACCTTAGAGGTCGTCGTTTATTATATTGAAGATTACGAAACAAGTAGAAGGCCCTATGAAGGGCATTATATACATTCTCAGTTAACCTTGCGAAAAGAAAAAATGCCTGTTGAATTTCGCCAAGGAGACTGGCTGATCCCTGCAAACCAGTGGACCAATCGCTACATTGTGGAAATGCTGGAACCTGAGGGACCCGATTCTTTTTTTAGTTGGAACTACTTTGACCCTATTCTTCAGCAAAAAGAATACTTTTCAGCCTATGTGTTTGAGGATAAAGCCCTGGAGTGGTTGGAAGAAAAACCTGAACTCAAAGCCGAATTGGCTAAACGCAAAGCAGCAGATCCCGCTTTTGCCAAAAACGGTCGGGCACAGCTAAATTTTATTTATGAGCAGACGCCACATTATGAAAAAGAATATTTAAGGTACCCTGTATTTCGTTTGGAACATTAA
- a CDS encoding mechanosensitive ion channel yields MDFESILGKVQEFITTYAFSVIGAILTLIIGFWVIGRITNFTEKTLGKRGVDETIRPFLVSLVNVGLKVMLLLSVAGMFGIETTSFVAIFGALAFAVGMALQGSLGHFASGVLLLVFKPYKVGDLVTIGGGQTGTVLGIQIFNTVLQTLDNKRIIVPNGVVTSNVITNISGQGIIGVELTYGISYKDSIDKAREVILKVGKECPYIIEDPAQGVVVASLGDSSVNLATRPFCKSEHYWDTFFYMQEHVKKAFDAEGVSIPFPQMDVHMNKLS; encoded by the coding sequence ATGGATTTTGAAAGTATACTTGGAAAGGTTCAAGAATTTATTACCACTTACGCCTTCAGTGTGATTGGTGCTATTTTAACCCTTATTATCGGGTTTTGGGTCATTGGCCGCATTACAAATTTTACAGAAAAGACCTTAGGTAAAAGAGGCGTTGATGAAACCATTCGCCCTTTTTTGGTGTCCTTGGTTAATGTAGGTTTAAAAGTGATGTTATTGCTCAGTGTGGCGGGCATGTTTGGCATTGAAACGACCTCATTTGTGGCTATTTTCGGTGCTTTGGCCTTCGCCGTCGGAATGGCTTTGCAGGGAAGTTTAGGGCATTTTGCCAGTGGTGTTTTACTATTGGTATTCAAACCTTATAAAGTGGGTGATTTAGTCACCATTGGTGGTGGACAGACCGGTACGGTATTGGGCATTCAAATTTTTAACACCGTATTGCAAACACTGGACAATAAGAGGATCATAGTGCCTAATGGTGTTGTAACTAGCAATGTGATTACCAATATTTCCGGTCAGGGCATTATTGGAGTTGAGCTAACGTATGGCATTAGCTATAAAGATAGTATAGATAAAGCCCGAGAAGTTATTTTGAAAGTAGGAAAGGAGTGTCCATATATCATAGAGGATCCGGCTCAAGGAGTAGTGGTGGCTTCTTTAGGTGACAGCTCTGTCAACCTGGCCACGCGCCCTTTTTGCAAAAGTGAACACTATTGGGATACCTTCTTTTATATGCAGGAACATGTAAAGAAGGCATTTGATGCAGAAGGTGTGAGCATTCCATTCCCACAAATGGACGTGCACATGAATAAGTTATCCTAG
- a CDS encoding transglycosylase SLT domain-containing protein, with protein sequence MKFPWTKIAVIAVLLFTVAKTNGLPLSLLDEGIEPWNAETKGVITERLEQINFPFQAKYTPDVFNYIKRYTTTGYRDAEHILGRTSVYFPIFEHYLSLYQLPQELKYLPMVESALIADIRSSAGAAGLWQLVPVTARYFDLDINGNVDERLNPYEATEAAVKLLAYLYREFQDWALVLAAYNCGAGKVQKAIRQARCNNYWDISSFLPQESRNYVPAFMAATYLFKHFDDHGLSPKYPSYDMQHTEVYRIYDYLRLYDISQKCGLNFVEVKKLNPGYINNYIPKSTGGNLLVLPASANGAFQRFLAEKGIESKKAPMPEGTFKSTYKVVAGDRLETLAMLFNCSLEELMAWNGLRTPEVVLNQSITVYFQKNPPAKP encoded by the coding sequence ATGAAATTCCCATGGACAAAAATTGCTGTTATAGCAGTATTGCTATTTACAGTTGCTAAAACTAATGGACTACCCCTGAGTTTGTTAGACGAAGGTATTGAACCTTGGAACGCTGAAACCAAAGGGGTGATCACAGAAAGGCTTGAACAAATCAATTTCCCATTTCAAGCCAAATACACACCAGATGTTTTTAATTACATCAAACGCTACACGACAACTGGTTATAGAGATGCCGAACATATCTTAGGCCGAACCAGTGTTTACTTCCCGATTTTCGAGCATTATCTAAGTCTTTATCAGTTACCACAAGAGTTAAAATACTTGCCAATGGTGGAATCTGCGCTCATTGCAGATATTCGTTCTTCGGCTGGTGCTGCCGGACTATGGCAGTTGGTACCTGTCACTGCTCGCTATTTCGATTTAGATATCAATGGCAATGTTGACGAAAGGCTGAATCCCTACGAAGCAACCGAAGCTGCCGTCAAACTACTAGCTTACCTTTATCGGGAATTCCAGGATTGGGCCTTGGTTTTGGCTGCCTACAATTGCGGGGCTGGTAAAGTGCAAAAGGCTATTCGACAAGCTCGCTGCAACAATTACTGGGATATATCTTCTTTCCTTCCGCAAGAATCTCGTAATTATGTTCCTGCTTTTATGGCCGCAACTTACCTCTTCAAACACTTTGATGATCATGGCTTAAGCCCAAAGTATCCTTCTTATGATATGCAACATACCGAAGTATACCGAATATATGATTATCTTCGATTGTATGATATCTCTCAGAAGTGCGGGTTAAATTTCGTAGAAGTAAAAAAGCTAAACCCTGGTTATATCAATAATTACATTCCTAAAAGTACTGGAGGAAATTTATTGGTTTTGCCTGCTTCAGCTAATGGTGCTTTTCAGCGTTTTCTTGCTGAAAAAGGAATAGAAAGTAAAAAAGCACCCATGCCTGAAGGTACCTTCAAAAGTACCTATAAAGTTGTGGCAGGCGATAGGCTGGAAACCTTGGCTATGCTGTTTAATTGCAGCTTGGAAGAATTAATGGCGTGGAATGGGCTAAGGACACCAGAAGTTGTGCTTAATCAATCTATTACCGTTTATTTCCAGAAAAATCCTCCTGCTAAGCCATAA